The Thermodesulfobacteriota bacterium genome includes a region encoding these proteins:
- a CDS encoding tetratricopeptide repeat protein produces the protein MRLFKGTLAALMVFTFVAGVSFAGEANAGPTEDDYRKADEHNIKGNIYDDEGKFQEAIEEYREALKYDPEDTGTLFNMGIVCLKINLPGEAVQAFERVVSIDSKDIEAYNLLGLAYRSSGDTDKAIDTWKKSLTIDPEQEKVKQMIEESKNL, from the coding sequence ATGAGATTATTCAAAGGCACATTGGCGGCATTAATGGTCTTCACGTTCGTTGCGGGCGTGTCTTTCGCCGGAGAGGCGAATGCCGGACCGACAGAGGACGACTACAGGAAGGCCGACGAACATAATATCAAGGGCAACATCTACGACGACGAGGGTAAGTTCCAGGAGGCCATAGAGGAGTATAGAGAGGCCCTCAAGTACGACCCCGAGGACACCGGCACCCTTTTCAATATGGGTATAGTGTGTCTTAAGATAAACCTGCCGGGGGAGGCGGTCCAGGCGTTCGAGAGGGTTGTCAGCATTGATAGCAAGGACATTGAGGCGTATAACCTCTTGGGGCTCGCCTACAGGAGTTCGGGAGATACGGACAAGGCGATAGACACGTGGAAGAAGTCGCTTACCATAGACCCCGAGCAGGAAAAGGTCAAGCAGATGATAGAGGAGAGCAAGAACCTCTGA